A DNA window from Verrucomicrobiia bacterium contains the following coding sequences:
- a CDS encoding galactokinase encodes MATTDTQEISTLFKKHFNQTSTHTVRAPGRLELLGNHTDYNDGLVMALAVDRYIFFAASPRTDGKIELISSAFPQPEVFTVDRIEKNPAAPWANYVKGVLLQLRQRGVHFSGFNAAITGTIPMGAGMSSSAALEVGTALIVRKLFPYTLTATGLGTPPQRDANGQLPALAAAERLEMAKVGQAAENQFVGVKCGILDQISSLFGKASSVIDIDCRSLTVENPPMPGEAIIVCNSGVKHELIGGEYNELRQNCENAAAKLGAKFLRTVELKDVEASKGKLTQREYECARHVTSEIARVVAGAKALKAGDHEQFGQFMFQSHESSRDFLKNSTRELDILVELARKHPGCLGARLTGGGFGGATINMVRHHEAQGFIDHMKREYEKAAGIKMDPLVCQIVDGAA; translated from the coding sequence ATGGCTACTACCGACACGCAAGAGATTTCAACTCTCTTCAAGAAGCATTTCAACCAAACATCCACCCATACCGTCCGGGCTCCTGGCCGGCTGGAGTTGTTGGGCAATCATACGGATTACAACGATGGACTGGTGATGGCGCTGGCGGTTGATCGCTACATTTTCTTCGCGGCATCGCCCCGCACGGACGGGAAAATTGAGCTGATCTCTTCCGCCTTTCCCCAGCCTGAAGTTTTCACCGTCGATCGCATAGAAAAGAACCCTGCAGCGCCATGGGCGAACTACGTCAAAGGTGTTCTCCTGCAACTCCGTCAGCGGGGCGTGCATTTCAGCGGGTTCAACGCGGCGATCACCGGCACAATTCCCATGGGCGCTGGCATGAGCAGTTCAGCTGCGCTGGAGGTCGGAACTGCGCTCATTGTTCGGAAATTGTTTCCCTACACGCTCACCGCGACCGGCCTGGGCACGCCACCGCAACGAGATGCCAATGGCCAACTGCCCGCGCTTGCAGCCGCAGAACGTCTTGAAATGGCAAAGGTCGGGCAGGCGGCGGAAAACCAGTTCGTAGGAGTGAAATGCGGTATCCTCGACCAGATTTCCTCGCTGTTCGGGAAGGCGTCGTCTGTCATCGATATTGATTGCCGCTCATTGACGGTGGAAAACCCGCCCATGCCAGGGGAAGCCATCATTGTCTGCAATTCGGGCGTGAAGCATGAATTGATTGGCGGCGAATATAATGAGTTGCGGCAGAACTGTGAAAACGCCGCGGCCAAACTAGGAGCCAAGTTTCTGCGCACTGTGGAGTTGAAGGACGTCGAAGCCAGCAAGGGCAAGCTGACACAACGCGAATACGAGTGCGCGCGCCATGTGACCAGCGAGATCGCCCGGGTGGTTGCTGGCGCGAAGGCGCTAAAGGCGGGCGACCATGAGCAGTTCGGGCAATTCATGTTTCAAAGTCACGAAAGCTCACGCGATTTCCTGAAGAACAGCACCAGGGAACTTGATATCCTTGTCGAACTTGCCCGCAAGCATCCCGGCTGCCTCGGCGCGCGCCTGACTGGCGGCGGGTTCGGCGGCGCCACCATCAACATGGTTCGACATCACGAAGCACAGGGATTCATCGACCATATGAAACGTGAATATGAGAAGGCTGCCGGCATAAAGATGGATCCGCTCGTCTGCCAGATTGTGGACGGGGCAGCGTGA
- a CDS encoding 4a-hydroxytetrahydrobiopterin dehydratase, which yields MEKLNTSEIEQALTSVPQWKKSGSEISRTYQFKDFMGAMRFVNSVAEIAEKAAHHPDIDIRWNKVTLTLTTHDANGLTAKDFELAKQVDRL from the coding sequence ATGGAAAAGCTCAATACCTCCGAGATTGAACAGGCGCTCACATCTGTTCCACAGTGGAAAAAATCAGGTTCCGAAATATCACGCACCTACCAGTTCAAGGATTTCATGGGAGCGATGCGATTCGTCAATTCAGTGGCCGAGATTGCCGAAAAAGCGGCGCATCATCCGGATATCGATATTCGTTGGAACAAGGTCACTCTCACGCTCACCACTCACGACGCTAACGGCTTGACTGCCAAGGATTTTGAACTCGCCAAGCAGGTGGACCGCCTATAG
- a CDS encoding type II secretion system F family protein: MASFAFVARETTSGREIRSSVDAATEQAAIAALLNRNLLVVSIQEKVAKKGKTQGGKVALQDQVIFTRQLATMIDAGLAMVQSLQALAEQTTNKAMRDIIKDICARVEAGDSFSEALQKHPKVFNRLFVSMVSAGEKGGLLAEILARLATYLENTARLRKKVKSAMMYPTVVTFVAIAITIFLLVKVIPVFGDIYTGFDAKLPGPTQFLINLSNLVKQYFLVLILGGGGGVYAWMYYIKTKAGRRFWDAKRIKLPVFGSIAHKICLARFTRTLASLIRSGVPILEVLQIVSQTVGNVIMEEAIRESSADIERGESISAALAKHPIFPSMVVRMITAGEQTGKIDNMLERVSDFLDEEIETTLSGITSLIEPILIVFLGVVIGGMVICMFLPIFKMAEIVGGK; this comes from the coding sequence ATGGCCTCATTTGCTTTTGTTGCCCGCGAAACGACCTCTGGTCGCGAAATCCGAAGTTCTGTGGACGCTGCGACCGAGCAGGCTGCCATTGCCGCCCTGCTTAATCGCAACCTCCTCGTAGTCAGCATCCAGGAAAAGGTCGCGAAGAAGGGGAAAACCCAGGGCGGCAAAGTTGCCCTGCAGGACCAGGTCATTTTTACCCGCCAATTGGCGACCATGATCGATGCGGGCCTGGCGATGGTCCAATCCCTTCAGGCACTCGCCGAACAAACCACAAACAAGGCGATGCGCGACATCATCAAGGATATCTGCGCCCGCGTCGAAGCGGGTGACAGCTTTTCTGAGGCCTTGCAGAAGCATCCCAAGGTGTTCAACCGCCTGTTTGTCTCGATGGTATCCGCGGGAGAAAAGGGTGGTTTGCTGGCCGAAATCCTCGCACGCCTCGCCACCTACCTGGAAAATACCGCGCGGCTTCGAAAGAAGGTGAAGTCAGCGATGATGTATCCCACAGTCGTGACGTTCGTCGCCATCGCCATCACGATCTTCCTGCTCGTCAAAGTCATTCCCGTGTTCGGTGACATTTACACCGGTTTCGATGCAAAACTTCCCGGTCCGACACAATTTCTCATCAACCTGAGCAACCTTGTGAAACAGTACTTTCTGGTGCTCATCCTGGGTGGTGGCGGTGGGGTTTACGCGTGGATGTATTACATCAAGACGAAGGCGGGCCGGCGGTTTTGGGACGCCAAGCGGATCAAGCTCCCGGTGTTCGGCTCCATTGCCCACAAAATCTGCCTCGCGCGCTTCACCCGCACGCTGGCGTCTCTGATTCGCTCCGGCGTTCCGATCCTGGAAGTTCTCCAGATCGTTTCTCAAACCGTCGGCAATGTCATCATGGAGGAGGCGATCCGTGAGTCTTCGGCTGACATCGAGCGCGGCGAAAGCATCTCAGCCGCCCTCGCCAAGCACCCAATCTTCCCGAGCATGGTCGTCCGCATGATCACGGCTGGCGAACAAACGGGTAAAATCGACAACATGCTCGAACGCGTATCCGACTTCCTGGATGAAGAAATTGAAACCACTCTTTCGGGAATCACATCCCTGATCGAGCCCATCCTAATCGTGTTCCTGGGCGTCGTCATCGGCGGCATGGTCATTTGTATGTTCCTGCCGATCTTCAAGATGGCGGAAATTGTCGGCGGCAAGTAA
- a CDS encoding ketose-bisphosphate aldolase, with product MPLTHTKDLFAKALKGKYALGAFNVNNMELIQAIVEACEEEKAPLMLQISKGARSYANPVYLKKLIEAAVSLSNIPIAIHLDHGDTFELCKECIDEGFTSVMIDASHEPFEKNVEITRKVVEYAHKHNCSVESELGHLVGAQFDEGEEGGAHSMSGHYTVPEEAVRFVKETGCDSLAVAIGNSHGAYKFKGTQHLDLERLKLIKKALMDAGMGDYPLVLHGASSVPQHLVAEVNKFGGQMPDAQGVPEADIEIARRVGCTKVNIDTDLRIAMTAAIRKVFAESPKEFDPRKYLGPARKAVKDLVRHKVKNVLCCAGHAFD from the coding sequence ATGCCACTGACACATACGAAAGACCTGTTCGCGAAGGCGTTGAAGGGCAAATACGCTTTGGGCGCGTTCAACGTCAACAACATGGAACTCATTCAGGCCATCGTGGAGGCGTGTGAAGAAGAAAAGGCGCCGTTGATGCTCCAGATTTCCAAGGGAGCCCGCAGTTACGCCAACCCCGTTTACCTGAAGAAACTTATTGAGGCGGCCGTAAGCCTCTCGAACATTCCGATCGCCATCCATCTCGATCACGGTGATACGTTCGAATTGTGCAAGGAATGCATCGACGAAGGCTTCACAAGCGTGATGATCGATGCGAGCCACGAACCATTCGAAAAGAACGTGGAAATCACCCGGAAAGTGGTGGAATACGCCCATAAGCACAACTGCTCTGTCGAATCCGAACTCGGCCACCTGGTGGGAGCGCAGTTCGACGAGGGAGAAGAGGGCGGCGCCCATTCGATGAGCGGACATTACACCGTTCCGGAAGAAGCTGTGCGTTTCGTGAAGGAAACCGGTTGCGATTCCCTTGCGGTGGCGATTGGCAACAGCCATGGCGCGTATAAGTTCAAAGGGACCCAGCACCTCGACCTCGAACGGCTCAAGCTGATCAAGAAAGCGCTAATGGACGCTGGAATGGGTGACTACCCGCTCGTACTGCACGGAGCCTCGAGCGTTCCACAGCACCTCGTCGCGGAGGTAAACAAATTCGGCGGACAAATGCCGGATGCACAAGGCGTCCCCGAAGCCGATATTGAAATCGCCCGCCGCGTGGGATGCACGAAGGTGAATATCGATACGGACCTTCGTATCGCAATGACGGCGGCCATCCGCAAGGTGTTCGCGGAGAGCCCGAAGGAATTTGATCCGCGCAAATACCTCGGACCTGCCCGCAAGGCGGTGAAGGACCTCGTTCGGCACAAAGTGAAGAACGTTCTGTGCTGCGCAGGTCACGCCTTCGACTAG
- a CDS encoding outer membrane beta-barrel protein gives MKFDKWTMSLAALGVVSLASAAHAQDPALSSVGTAVAATTLSGYVDTSAHWNLGTGNGNVPGYAFNSPSKADGFNLNAVKLVLEKPLDEAEWAAGYRFDAMFGPDANLLGTSPVGGIAGSDFAIRQAYVALRMPVGNGIDWKVGVFDTVVGYESIDSVNNPNYTRSWGFTLEPTTHTGILGTYRVSDMFSVSAGVANTTGPIIGGANLGGSVFPVGTGKAHPYKAESYKTYMGSISLTAPEDWGFLSGSTLYGGVVNGFGGGPLASGTQINLFSGLTLATPVTGLRLGFAYDYLGVPEQTIAGVSVDSSWANALGTYVSFQATEKLSLHARGEYVWQDAGDGPLQASTLIGVTGTVQYDLWKNVISRLEIRWDRAVDGSRPFGGNQVPVGSIGGIPVNASTSGAPNERNAVLVAGNIIYKF, from the coding sequence ATGAAGTTTGATAAATGGACAATGAGTCTGGCCGCTCTCGGAGTGGTCAGCCTGGCTTCTGCAGCGCACGCGCAGGATCCAGCTTTAAGCTCGGTCGGGACTGCTGTGGCAGCGACCACGTTGAGCGGGTATGTGGATACATCCGCTCATTGGAACCTGGGAACCGGTAACGGCAATGTGCCCGGCTATGCTTTCAATTCGCCGAGCAAAGCCGACGGTTTCAACCTGAACGCAGTCAAGCTCGTCCTGGAAAAGCCGCTGGACGAAGCCGAATGGGCCGCTGGGTATCGCTTCGACGCGATGTTCGGACCTGATGCGAACCTGCTCGGCACTTCGCCGGTCGGCGGAATCGCAGGCAGTGACTTCGCCATTCGCCAAGCGTATGTCGCCCTTCGCATGCCCGTCGGCAATGGCATCGATTGGAAGGTCGGCGTGTTCGACACGGTCGTCGGATATGAGTCGATCGATTCCGTGAACAACCCGAACTACACCCGTTCCTGGGGTTTTACGCTCGAACCCACGACTCACACGGGCATTCTCGGAACGTATCGCGTTTCCGACATGTTCAGCGTGTCAGCGGGTGTTGCGAATACTACTGGACCGATAATCGGTGGCGCGAACCTCGGCGGATCGGTATTCCCGGTCGGCACGGGCAAGGCCCATCCGTACAAGGCTGAATCCTACAAGACCTACATGGGTTCAATCTCGCTCACGGCTCCCGAAGATTGGGGATTCCTTTCCGGATCAACCCTTTACGGCGGCGTTGTTAACGGTTTCGGTGGCGGACCTCTCGCCTCCGGCACCCAAATCAACCTGTTCTCCGGCCTGACGCTCGCGACTCCCGTCACCGGCCTGCGCCTCGGCTTCGCCTATGATTACCTCGGAGTTCCAGAACAGACCATCGCCGGCGTGTCCGTTGATTCGTCCTGGGCGAATGCTCTGGGCACCTATGTCTCCTTCCAGGCAACTGAGAAGCTGAGCCTCCATGCCCGCGGTGAATATGTCTGGCAGGATGCCGGTGACGGCCCCCTGCAGGCGTCGACCCTCATTGGCGTGACCGGCACGGTCCAGTATGACCTGTGGAAGAACGTCATCAGCCGCCTTGAGATTCGATGGGACCGCGCCGTGGACGGCTCACGTCCGTTCGGCGGCAATCAGGTTCCCGTGGGCAGCATTG
- a CDS encoding DUF1552 domain-containing protein: protein MKQNSNASRDIARERALSLSRRRFLRGLGACLALPAMESILPVRLLAAATDPGKQLARTATGAPLRTAFVYFPNGAIPSAWWPFEEGGDFTLQQTLEPLSAVKKNVQVLGGLDNLTATAGMDGGGDHARANGTFLTGVRLKKSAVDIRAGVSIDQVMARQLGHLTRFPSLELTCDSTRNTGNCDSGYSCAYQYNLSWSSPTTPMTPESNPRLVFERLFGGGAPGERAENLKRRSLEQRSIIDFVLDDARALQKNLNSGDRAKLDQYLTGVREIETRIERAERFAVQDPAVPTPSGIPASFEEHIQLMFDMLALAFQTDSTRIATMLLAHDGSNRSFAEIGVSEGHHDLSHHQNNQEKIRKIREIDRWYVMQFAKFVQKLGAMKDVDGQSVLHNSMIVYGGGNADGNRHTHSNLPVILAGDGGGSMQAGRYVKHGGKPITNLFLSMADRMGLSSIERFGDSTGRLPNV from the coding sequence ATGAAACAGAATTCGAATGCATCGAGAGACATTGCGCGAGAGCGGGCATTGAGCTTGAGTCGCCGCCGCTTTTTGCGCGGGTTGGGCGCGTGCCTTGCACTCCCCGCCATGGAAAGCATTCTCCCGGTCCGATTGCTTGCCGCGGCAACCGACCCCGGGAAGCAGCTCGCCCGGACTGCCACAGGCGCCCCATTGCGCACTGCCTTTGTTTATTTTCCGAACGGAGCGATTCCGTCGGCCTGGTGGCCATTTGAAGAAGGCGGGGATTTTACCCTGCAGCAGACGCTCGAACCGTTGTCGGCGGTGAAGAAGAATGTTCAGGTGCTCGGCGGCCTCGATAATCTGACCGCAACCGCTGGCATGGATGGAGGCGGCGACCACGCTCGCGCGAACGGCACCTTCCTGACGGGTGTTCGCCTCAAAAAGAGTGCCGTGGACATTCGCGCTGGCGTCTCGATCGATCAGGTGATGGCCCGCCAATTGGGACATCTAACCCGTTTCCCGTCGCTGGAATTGACCTGCGATTCCACTCGCAACACGGGCAACTGCGATTCGGGTTATTCCTGCGCTTATCAGTACAACCTTTCGTGGAGTTCGCCGACCACCCCGATGACCCCGGAATCGAATCCCCGGCTCGTGTTCGAACGTCTGTTCGGGGGAGGCGCGCCTGGGGAACGCGCGGAAAACTTGAAGCGCCGAAGCCTGGAACAACGGTCCATTATCGACTTTGTTCTGGACGATGCCCGTGCGCTGCAGAAGAACCTGAATTCCGGGGATCGTGCGAAGCTGGATCAATACCTTACGGGCGTGCGTGAAATTGAAACCCGCATTGAACGCGCTGAACGTTTCGCCGTGCAGGATCCTGCGGTTCCCACACCGTCAGGCATCCCGGCCAGCTTTGAAGAACACATCCAATTGATGTTCGACATGCTGGCGCTGGCTTTTCAAACCGATTCAACGCGGATTGCCACGATGCTGCTGGCGCACGATGGCAGCAATCGTTCGTTTGCGGAAATTGGCGTCTCGGAAGGGCACCACGACCTCTCGCACCATCAAAACAACCAGGAAAAAATCCGGAAGATCCGGGAGATCGATCGCTGGTATGTGATGCAGTTTGCGAAGTTCGTCCAGAAGCTTGGCGCGATGAAGGATGTCGATGGCCAATCCGTCCTGCACAACTCGATGATTGTTTACGGCGGGGGAAATGCCGACGGAAACCGGCACACGCACTCCAATCTCCCGGTGATTCTCGCAGGCGATGGCGGCGGCTCCATGCAGGCCGGCCGTTACGTGAAGCACGGCGGCAAGCCGATCACGAACCTCTTCCTCTCAATGGCCGACCGAATGGGCCTGAGTTCGATCGAACGCTTTGGTGATTCCACCGGGCGTCTCCCGAACGTTTGA